A single region of the Plantactinospora soyae genome encodes:
- a CDS encoding phosphotransferase family protein yields MSRIPDDQATRALGRWIGTTTPTLLGEGMEGSVYEIDESRVAKLWFSGSVDLSRRMATFYDVLNAKSFAFSVPRIVQVAAVEGRVVTIERRLTGSTLSAALAAGTIRPDDGYAVFVDILVELAAGGELAAARELSVLGEESPLFVPGEDFPLALARLAGRRVERFRPVLSRAVEGFEAKAAALVGRLREVDSGRRAVVHGDLIPGNILVDVAGRPSAVLDWGFLTTEGDPAFEAAVAAAIFDMYGPEARQVEQDLLDRITERMGYDRVALLVYRAAYSLISANAFDPLGRDGHFAWCVAALNRADVTRALLD; encoded by the coding sequence ATGAGCCGTATCCCGGACGACCAGGCGACCAGGGCGCTCGGGCGGTGGATCGGCACGACCACTCCCACGCTGCTGGGCGAAGGGATGGAAGGCTCGGTCTACGAGATCGACGAGTCGCGGGTGGCGAAGCTCTGGTTCTCCGGTTCCGTCGACCTCTCGCGCCGGATGGCGACGTTCTACGACGTCCTGAACGCGAAGTCGTTCGCGTTCTCCGTACCGAGGATCGTGCAGGTGGCAGCCGTCGAGGGGCGGGTGGTCACCATCGAGCGGCGGTTGACCGGCAGCACGTTGTCGGCCGCCCTCGCGGCGGGCACGATCCGGCCCGACGACGGGTACGCGGTCTTCGTCGACATCCTCGTCGAACTCGCCGCCGGTGGCGAGCTCGCGGCGGCCCGGGAGCTGTCCGTACTGGGTGAGGAGTCCCCGCTGTTCGTGCCCGGGGAGGACTTTCCGCTGGCGCTCGCCCGGCTCGCGGGACGCCGGGTCGAGCGTTTCCGGCCCGTGTTGAGCCGGGCCGTCGAGGGCTTCGAGGCGAAGGCCGCGGCACTCGTCGGCCGGCTGCGCGAGGTCGACAGTGGCCGGCGAGCCGTGGTCCACGGTGACCTGATCCCGGGGAACATCCTGGTCGACGTCGCGGGCAGACCGAGCGCCGTCCTGGACTGGGGCTTTCTGACCACCGAGGGTGATCCGGCCTTCGAGGCGGCGGTCGCCGCGGCGATCTTCGACATGTACGGGCCCGAGGCGCGGCAGGTCGAGCAGGATCTCCTCGACCGGATCACCGAGCGGATGGGCTATGACCGTGTCGCGCTGCTCGTCTACCGGGCCGCGTACTCGCTGATCTCGGCGAACGCCTTCGACCCCCTGGG
- a CDS encoding PIG-L deacetylase family protein → MTADAPSASHPLQPVDESWQRGLAIVAHPDDLEFGAAAAVARWTRQGKQITYVLLTSGEAGIDGLDPAEAGPVREEEQRASAAIVGVSQVDFLGLPDGVLEYGVALRRDLSRVIRTYKPDIVFTNNFRDSWDTAGDALNMSDHIVTGRTVLDAVRDAANRWVFRDQIDAGLEKWGGVREVWAAGSPMAKHGVDITETFDLGVRSLEAHAAYLRGLGSGDFDPEEFLEGISRQTGNRLGVRYGAGFEVFRLGLH, encoded by the coding sequence ATGACCGCTGACGCACCTTCCGCTTCCCACCCGCTCCAGCCCGTCGACGAGAGCTGGCAGCGCGGGCTCGCCATCGTCGCCCACCCGGACGACCTGGAGTTCGGCGCCGCCGCGGCCGTCGCCCGCTGGACGCGGCAGGGCAAGCAGATCACCTACGTGCTGCTCACCAGCGGTGAGGCCGGCATCGACGGACTGGACCCGGCCGAGGCCGGTCCGGTCCGGGAGGAGGAGCAGCGCGCCTCCGCGGCGATCGTCGGGGTGTCCCAGGTCGACTTCCTCGGGCTGCCCGACGGCGTCCTGGAGTACGGCGTCGCGTTGCGTCGCGACCTGAGCCGGGTGATCCGGACGTACAAGCCGGACATCGTGTTCACCAACAACTTCCGGGACAGCTGGGACACGGCCGGCGACGCGCTGAACATGTCCGACCACATCGTCACCGGTCGAACCGTGCTCGATGCCGTCCGGGACGCGGCCAACCGCTGGGTCTTCCGCGACCAGATCGACGCGGGGCTGGAGAAGTGGGGCGGCGTCCGGGAGGTCTGGGCGGCCGGCTCGCCGATGGCGAAACACGGCGTCGACATCACCGAGACGTTCGACCTCGGCGTCCGGTCACTCGAGGCGCACGCCGCCTATCTGCGCGGTCTCGGCTCCGGGGACTTCGACCCGGAGGAGTTCCTGGAGGGCATCTCCCGGCAGACCGGCAACCGCCTCGGCGTCAGGTACGGAGCCGGCTTCGAGGTGTTCCGGCTCGGCCTGCACTGA